Proteins from one Cicer arietinum cultivar CDC Frontier isolate Library 1 chromosome 3, Cicar.CDCFrontier_v2.0, whole genome shotgun sequence genomic window:
- the LOC140919531 gene encoding uncharacterized protein has protein sequence MDEQKSSEVTHELRWLSRGPSEVVRRYTGYAINGFRFHTKKRERFLKTQNSGVVVKTKTSTDEINYYGAITDILLLDYSGKYKFVLFKCDWVDINKGIKKDKFGMTLVNFKFLKHTGKNICDDPFVFASQAKKVFYIYDERNKDWLVVLNAKVRDIYDMGDEESNEIEEIHGQLMGDTSEATQNVNDLVRLQVEDDNDFFEVVDVDNMDDDEDNEDDEEDE, from the coding sequence ATGGATGAACAAAAGAGCTCAGAAGTTACTCATGAACTTAGATGGTTATCCCGTGGACCATCTGAGGTAGTAAGAAGATACACAGGTTATGCGATTAATGGTTTTAGATTCCACacaaagaagagagagagatttttgaaaacacaaaatAGTGGAGTTGTTGTAAAGACAAAGACCTCAACAGATGAAATTAATTACTATGGGGCAATAACTGATATACTGCTGTTGGATTATTCTGGAAAgtacaagtttgtgttatttaaatgTGATTGGGTTGATATTAATAAAGGTATCAAGAAAGATAAGTTTGGTATGACGCttgtcaatttcaaatttttaaaacatactgGGAAAAATATTTGTGATGACCCATTTGTGTTTGCATCACAAGCTAAAAAggtgttttatatatatgatgagAGAAACAAGGATTGGCTTGTTGTTCTCAATGCAAAAGTTAGAGATATCTATGATATGGGTGATGAGGAATctaatgaaattgaagaaattcaTGGGCAACTAATGGGCGATACAAGTGAAGCTactcaaaatgttaatgatttggTTAGGCTTCAAGTTGAAGAcgataatgatttttttgaagttgttgatgttgataatatggatgatgatgaagataatgaagatgatgaggAAGACGAATGA
- the LOC140919715 gene encoding uncharacterized protein produces the protein MCPCTKCANCHSYSRVCVYEHLTDPHRGFLRGYRQWIYHGEKPRTSSSATKQNVEMEHDMDGLVHDVFGVHSTEEPICGEGERIPEVRENSKFYEFVKENEQMLYPNCKKYSKLSFMVHLYHLKCLHGWSDKSFSMLLDLLRDALPEENVLPKSYYETKKIVSGLGLGYEKIHACPNDCILYWDKYAKYEVCPKCSTSRWKTTNEDVQGNGMETSERRKKIPAKILRWFPLKPRLQRLYMSSKVAESMRWHHESRLNDGSLRHPADSLAWKNFDARYPTFSLDPRNFRLGVASYGFNPFKTMSITHSTWPVILIPYNLPPWMCMKQPYFMLSLLIPGPKGPGNNIDIYLQPLVQELQELWDDGIETFDAYKKETFQLRAAMMWTINDFPAYANLSGWSTKGQYACPCCGIETTSQWLRHGKKFCYMGHRRWLSPKHKWRLNSRDFDGTRELRIPPKRLDGTDILRQIDECREKGLANGAQPWKKKSIFFTLPYWQYNVLRHNLDVMHIEKNVCDNIIGTLLNQEGKSKDNYKARADLVDMGIRSMLHPQPSPNITTTRLPRACYQMTNKEKESFLSILKNVKTPDECSSNIPRCVHVKQHKMFGLKSYDCHVLMQELLPVALRGSLPDKVTSVLVDLCNFFKQICSKVLNVEFLSQLESQIVITLCQLETIFPPSFFTVMMHLVIHLAHEAQVAGPVQYRWMYPLERYVCL, from the coding sequence ATGTGTCCTTGTACAAAATGTGCCAATTGTCACTCTTATTCTCGCGTATGTGTTTATGAACACTTAACAGATCCACATCGTGGATTTCTTAGAGGCTATAGACAATGGATATATCATGGTGAAAAACCTAGAACTTCAAGTAGCGCTACTAAACAAAATGTAGAAATGGAGCATGACATGGATGGATTAGTTCATGATGTATTTGGAGTTCATTCTACAGAAGAGCCAATTTGTGGTGAAGGTGAAAGGATTCCCGAAGTTAGagaaaactctaaattttaCGAATTTGTAAAGGAGAATGAGCAAATGCTTTACCCCAACTGTAAGAAGTATAGCAAGCTATCATTTATGGTACATTTGTATCATTTAAAGTGTCTTCATGGGTGGAGTGACAAGTCATTCTCCATGTTGCTTGATTTACTAAGAGATGCTTTACCAGAAGAAAATGTTTTGCCAAAGTCATATTATGAAACTAAAAAGATTGTTTCAGGATTAGGTTTGGGGTATGAGAAGATCCATGCTTGTCCCAATGATTGCATATTATATTGGGATAAATATGCCAAATATGAAGTATGTCCAAAGTGTAGTACGTCAAGGTGGAAAACAACAAATGAAGACGTACAAGGTAATGGAATGGAGACTTCTGAGAGGCGAAAGAAGATACCAGCAAAGATCCTTCGATGGTTTCCATTGAAACCAAGGTTGCAAAGGTTATACATGTCCTCCAAAGTTGCAGAATCAATGAGATGGCACCATGAGAGTAGATTGAATGATGGTTCTCTTAGGCATCCAGCTGATTCCCTTGCTTGGAAGAATTTTGACGCTCGATATCCAACATTTTCGTTAGATCCTCGTAATTTTCGATTAGGAGTGGCTTCATATGGTTTCAATCCTTTCAAGACTATGAGTATTACTCATAGCACTTGGCCTGTCATTCTAattccttacaatcttcctccttgGATGTGCATGAAACAACCATACTTCATGTTATCACTATTAATTCCGGGTCCAAAAGGTCCTGGAAATAACATTGACATTTATCTGCAACCTTTAGTACAAGAGTTGCAAGAGTTATGGGATGATGGAATTGAAACATTTGATGCCTATAAGAAAGAGACATTTCAACTTCGTGCAGCTATGATGTGGACTATTAATGACTTTCCAGCATATGCTAACTTGTCTGGATGGAGTACTAAAGGTCAATATGCATGTCCATGTTGTGGTATTGAAACTACCTCGCAGTGGTTACGTCATGGCAAAAAATTTTGCTACATGGGTCATCGTCGTTGGTTATCTCCCAAACATAAGTGGAGATTGAATAGTAGGGATTTTGATGGAACACGAGAGCTAAGGATCCCTCCTAAAAGACTTGATGGGACtgatattttaagacaaataGATGAATGTAGAGAAAAAGGTCTAGCAAATGGAGCACAACCTTGGAAAAAGAAGAGCATTTTCTTCACATTGCCTTATTGGCAATATAATGTATTGCGTCATAATCTTGATGTGATGCACATTGAAAAGAACGTATGTGACAACATTATTGGTACATTGTTAAACCAAGAGGGAAAATCCAAAGATAATTATAAGGCACGAGCTGATCTTGTAGATATGGGCATAAGAAGTATGCTCCATCCTCAACCAAGTCCTAATATAACTACAACGCGTTTGCCTAGAGCATGCTATCAAATGACTAACAAAGAAAAGGAATCTTTCCTAAGCATTCTCAAGAATgtaaaaactccagatgaatgTTCATCAAACATCCCACGTTGTGTGCATGTCAAGCAACACAAGATGTTTGGATTAAAAAGTTATGATTGTCATGTTTTGATGCAAGAGCTTCTTCCAGTAGCATTACGGGGTTCATTGCCAGATAAAGTCACTTCAGTGTTAGTTGATCTTTGCAATTTCTTCAAGCAAATTTGTTCTAAGGTACTTAATGTGGAATTTCTATCACAATTGGAGTCTCAAATAGTTATCACACTTTGTCAGTTGGAAACAATTtttcctccttcattttttaCTGTTATGATGCATTTGGTAATTCATTTGGCACACGAAGCCCAAGTTGCTGGACCGGTACAAtatcgatggatgtatccgCTTGAGAGGTATgtatgtttataa
- the LOC101500937 gene encoding ACT domain-containing protein ACR6, which yields MDDEYAKLIRRMNPPRVVIDNNTCEYATVIQVDSVNKHGILLDVVQVLSDMNLVIIKAYISSDGVWFMDVFNVTDRNGNKIKDKEVIDYIQRRLEKNAGFATSMRESVGVVPTEEHTVIELTGTDRPGLLSEICAVLADLHCNVVTAEIWTHNTRAAAVVHVTDDSSGCAIEDPSRLSTIRDLLCNVLRGSDDPKTAKTVLSHPGVTYRDRRLHQIMFADRDYERVERAGMNERNKSPFPHVTVLDCVERDYTVVIMRAKDRPKLLFDIVCTLTDMQYVVFHGVVQTERTEAYQEFYIRHIDGFPISSEGERERLIQCLEAAIERRASEGMELELCTEDRVGLLSDITRIFRENSLCIKRAEISTENGKAKDTFYVTDVTGSPVDPKIIDSIRRQIGDTVLQVKHNSSLSPKPPQGTKIGFLLGSFFKARSFQNFKLIRSYS from the exons atggaCGATGAATATGCTAAGCTCATAAGAAGGATGAATCCACCCAG GGTTGTTATTGACAACAATACATGTGAATACGCCACTGTTATACAG GTTGACAGTGTCAACAAACATGGGATACTCCTAGATGTAGTCCAAGTTCTTTCAGATATGAACCTTGTGATAATAAAGGCTTATATCTCCTCTGACGGGGTTTGGTTCATGGATG TGTTTAATGTGACGGATCGTAATGGAAACAAGATCAAAGATAAAGAAGTCATTGATTATATTCAGAGG AGACTTGAAAAGAATGCCGGCTTTGCAACGTCAATGCGAGAGTCTGTTGGGGTTGTACCTACTGAAGAGCACACCGTTATTGAACTTACTGGCACAGACCGACCTGGTTTACTATCTGAAATCTGTGCAGTTCTTGCAGACCTTCACTGTAATGTGGTTACCGCTGAGATCTGGACGCATAATACTAGGGCTGCAGCCGTAGTTCATGTAACAGATGATTCCAGTGGGTGTGCCATCGAGGATCCATCTCGACTTTCCACAATAAGGGATTTGCTTTGCAACGTCCTTAGGGGGAGTGATGATCCAAAGACGGCAAAAACAGTACTTTCACATCCTGGAGTTACGTATAGGGATAGGCGATTACATCAGATTATGTTTGCTGACAGGGACTATGAAAGAGTTGAAAGGGCAGGAATGAATGAGAGAAATAAAAGTCCATTCCCACATGTAACTGTCTTAGACTGTGTTGAGAGGGATTACACTGTGGTTATCATGAGAGCAAAAGATCGACCGAAACTTTTGTTCGATATTGTTTGCACTTTAACTGACATGCAGTATGTAGTTTTTCATGGTGTGGTTCAGACAGAAAGGACAGAGGCTTATCAG GAGTTTTATATTCGACACATTGATGGCTTTCCCATAAGCTCAGAGGGTGAGAGAGAACGACTTATACAGTGTCTTGAAGCGGCAATTGAGAGGCGGGCATCTGAG GGGATGGAGCTGGAGTTGTGTACCGAAGATCGTGTAGGACTCCTCTCAGATATCACAAGGATTTTCCGTGAAAACAGTTTATGTATCAAAAGAGCTGAAATATCAACAGAAAATGGGAAGGCAAAAGATACTTTTTACGTCACTGATGTAACTGGTAGCCCTGTCGATCCAAAGATTATTGATTCGATCCGCCGTCAGATTGGCGACACGGTGCTGCAGGTGAAACATAACTCTAGTCTTTCACCAAAGCCTCCTCAAGGGACAAAAATTGGGTTTCTTTTAGGAAGTTTCTTCAAAGCTCGATCTTTTCAGAATTTTAAGTTGATTAGATCCTATTCATAA